In Monomorium pharaonis isolate MP-MQ-018 chromosome 3, ASM1337386v2, whole genome shotgun sequence, a genomic segment contains:
- the LOC105831876 gene encoding eukaryotic translation initiation factor 3 subunit I isoform X2, whose protein sequence is MKPLMLHGHERAITKIKYNREGDLVFSASKDKQPNVWYSLNGERLGTFNGHNGSVWCIDVNWDTTRLLSGSGDNTLRVWDCQTGKEIGQLTTNSSVRACGFSYSANLAVFSTDKALGHQCEMFIMDVRNVDSTLSQEDAISRILVNGPRISAILWGALDETIITGHEDGEIKLWDVRTGKKLSSIKGHKSQINDMQFNKDGTMFVTASKDHTAKLFDSESLVLLKTYKTERPVNSATISPIFDHVVLGGGQDAMDVTTTSARQGKFDSRFFHLVFEEEFARLKGHFGPINSLAFHPNGRSYSTGGEDGYIRINNFDQSYFDFHFEY, encoded by the exons ATG AAACCCTTGATGTTGCACGGGCACGAACGTGCCATTACTAAAATCAAGTATAATAGGGAGGGAGATCTAGTGTTCTCTGCTAGTAAGGACAAGCAACCAAATGTTTGGTACTCGCTGAACGGCGAGCGTCTTGGTACCTTCAATGGTCACAATGGCTCTGTGTGGTGTATCGATGTCAACTGGGACACCACACGCTTATTATCAGGCAGTGGTGACAACACTCTGAGAGTCTGGGACTGTCAAACTG GTAAGGAAATTGGACAGCTGACCACAAACAGTTCTGTAAGGGCATGTGGATTTAGTTACTCGGCGAACCTCGCTGTATTCTCCACCGACAAGGCTTTGGGTCACCAATGTGAGATGTTCATTATGGACGTGCGAAACGTCGACTCCACGTTATCGCAAGAAGACGCGATCTCTAGAATCTTGGTCAATGGTCCCAGGATTTCAGCTATACTATGGGGTGCCCTTGATGAGACCATTATCACTGGTCATGAAGATGGTGAAATTAAACTTTGGGATGTGAGG aCAGGAAAGAAGCTGTCCAGCATTAAAGGTCACAAATCTCAGATAAATGATatgcaatttaataaagatggCACCATGTTTGTAACTGCGTCCAAGGATCACACAGCAAAACTTTTCGATAGCGAATCACTGGTGTTACTAAAGACTTACAAGACAGAAAGACCTGTAAACTCTGCTACGATATCACCAATTTTTGATCAT gTGGTTCTTGGCGGTGGCCAAGATGCCATGGACGTGACCACAACATCCGCGCGACAAGGCAAATTCGATTCGCGGTTCTTCCACTTAGTGTTCGAGGAAGAATTCGCACGTTTGAAAGGACACTTTGGTCCTATCAACTCTCTCGCTTTTCACCCTAATGGTCGCAGCTATTCCACAGGCGGAGAAGATGGTTACATccgtattaataattttgatcaaTCTTACTTTGACTTtcattttgagtattaa
- the LOC105831876 gene encoding eukaryotic translation initiation factor 3 subunit I isoform X1, translating to MSIHTFIFLCSGNQCCELVEHKPLMLHGHERAITKIKYNREGDLVFSASKDKQPNVWYSLNGERLGTFNGHNGSVWCIDVNWDTTRLLSGSGDNTLRVWDCQTGKEIGQLTTNSSVRACGFSYSANLAVFSTDKALGHQCEMFIMDVRNVDSTLSQEDAISRILVNGPRISAILWGALDETIITGHEDGEIKLWDVRTGKKLSSIKGHKSQINDMQFNKDGTMFVTASKDHTAKLFDSESLVLLKTYKTERPVNSATISPIFDHVVLGGGQDAMDVTTTSARQGKFDSRFFHLVFEEEFARLKGHFGPINSLAFHPNGRSYSTGGEDGYIRINNFDQSYFDFHFEY from the exons ATGTCGAtccatacatttatttttctttgtagcGGGAATCAGTGTTGTGAATTAGTAGAACAT AAACCCTTGATGTTGCACGGGCACGAACGTGCCATTACTAAAATCAAGTATAATAGGGAGGGAGATCTAGTGTTCTCTGCTAGTAAGGACAAGCAACCAAATGTTTGGTACTCGCTGAACGGCGAGCGTCTTGGTACCTTCAATGGTCACAATGGCTCTGTGTGGTGTATCGATGTCAACTGGGACACCACACGCTTATTATCAGGCAGTGGTGACAACACTCTGAGAGTCTGGGACTGTCAAACTG GTAAGGAAATTGGACAGCTGACCACAAACAGTTCTGTAAGGGCATGTGGATTTAGTTACTCGGCGAACCTCGCTGTATTCTCCACCGACAAGGCTTTGGGTCACCAATGTGAGATGTTCATTATGGACGTGCGAAACGTCGACTCCACGTTATCGCAAGAAGACGCGATCTCTAGAATCTTGGTCAATGGTCCCAGGATTTCAGCTATACTATGGGGTGCCCTTGATGAGACCATTATCACTGGTCATGAAGATGGTGAAATTAAACTTTGGGATGTGAGG aCAGGAAAGAAGCTGTCCAGCATTAAAGGTCACAAATCTCAGATAAATGATatgcaatttaataaagatggCACCATGTTTGTAACTGCGTCCAAGGATCACACAGCAAAACTTTTCGATAGCGAATCACTGGTGTTACTAAAGACTTACAAGACAGAAAGACCTGTAAACTCTGCTACGATATCACCAATTTTTGATCAT gTGGTTCTTGGCGGTGGCCAAGATGCCATGGACGTGACCACAACATCCGCGCGACAAGGCAAATTCGATTCGCGGTTCTTCCACTTAGTGTTCGAGGAAGAATTCGCACGTTTGAAAGGACACTTTGGTCCTATCAACTCTCTCGCTTTTCACCCTAATGGTCGCAGCTATTCCACAGGCGGAGAAGATGGTTACATccgtattaataattttgatcaaTCTTACTTTGACTTtcattttgagtattaa